One Artemia franciscana chromosome 6, ASM3288406v1, whole genome shotgun sequence DNA window includes the following coding sequences:
- the LOC136028445 gene encoding salivary glue protein Sgs-3-like: MFYQKEAFQRIEKSSINPKTTKTNKQIDQQRPTTGPTTTTTTTTPSTTSTATTTPSTTSTTTTNPTTTSPTTTPTSTTVSSTTPKTTSSTTIIPTTTSTATTTSSTTSVTTSPTTTTTTTTPSTTSTATTTPSTTSTTTTNPTTTSPTTTPTSTTVSSTTPKTTSSTTIIPTTTSTATTTSSTTSVTTSPTSSSTTNTITTTITPKPTTKPTSKTPTTAVTPTIAPATTIGPGSATPPLIITTEGKTINILCMVVGSCPIIM, encoded by the exons ATGTTTTAccaaaaagaagcttttcagAGAATAGAAAAGAGCTCTATTAATCCcaagacga ctaaaacaaacaaacaaatcgaTCAACAGAGACCGACGACGGGCCCAACTACTACGACTACAACTACGACTCCTTCAACTACATCTACAGCAACAACAACCCCTAGTACAACATCCACTACAACTACGAATCCTACCACAACATCTCCAACAACCACACCGACTTCCACGACTGTAAGTTCTACAACTCCTAAAACCACGTCTTCCACAACAATAATTCCTACTACTACATCCACTGCAACTACCACTAGTTCCACAACATCTGTGACGACGAGCCCAACTACTACGACTACCACTACGACTCCTTCAACTACATCTACAGCAACAACAACCCCTAGTACAACATCCACTACAACTACGAATCCTACCACAACATCTCCAACAACCACACCGACTTCCACGACTGTAAGTTCTACAACTCCTAAAACCACGTCTTCCACAACAATAATCCCTACTACTACATCAACTGCAACTACCACCAGCTCCACAACATCTGTGACGACCAGCCCAACATCCTCGTCAACTACGAATACTATTACAACAACTATAACACCAAAACCAACTACTAAACCCACTTCTAAAACTCCAACGACAGCTGTAACTCCTACCATAGCTCCTGCAACAACAATAGGACCAGGATCGGCGACTCCGCCTTTGATAATTACTACAGaag ggaagacCATCAATATTTTATGTATGGTAGTTGGAAGCTGCCCAATAATAATGTAG
- the LOC136028444 gene encoding salivary glue protein Sgs-3-like, whose translation SDTTPSSTTITTTPTTKTPTTTESSTTTTSITTTVTTTPVTETTTLTTTPTTTSTTTTTSTTTSATTTPTSTTASSTTPKTTSSTTIIPTTTSTATTTGSTTSVTTGPTTTTTTTTPSTTSTATTTPSTTSTTTTNPTTTSPTTTPTSTTVSSTTPKTTSSTTIIPTTTSTATTTSSTASVTTSPTTTTTTTTPSTTSTATTTPSTTSTTTTNPTTTSPTTTPTSTTVSSTTPKTTSSTTIIPTTTSTATTTSSTTSVTTSPTSSSTTNTITTTITPKPTTKPTSKTPTTAVTPTIAPATTIGPGSATPPLIITTEGNFLF comes from the coding sequence tcagaCACTACTCCATCTTCTACCACAATAACAACCACTCCTACAACTAAAACACCAACAACAACTGAATCTTCAACAACTACAACTTCTATTACAACAACAGTAACAACCACACCAGTTACTGAAACAACAACCCTGACAACAACTCCTACTACTACATCAACTACGACTACGACTTCTACCACAACATCTGCTACAACCACACCAACTTCTACGACTGCAAGTTCGACAACTCCTAAAACCACGTCTTCCACAACAATAATCCCTACTACTACATCAACTGCAACTACCACCGGTTCCACAACATCTGTGACGACGGGCCCAACTACTACGACTACAACTACGACTCCTTCAACTACATCTACAGCAACAACAACCCCTAGTACAACATCCACTACAACTACGAATCCTACCACAACATCTCCAACAACCACACCGACTTCCACGACTGTAAGTTCTACAACTCCTAAAACCACGTCTTCCACAACAATAATTCCTACTACTACATCCACTGCAACTACCACTAGTTCCACAGCATCTGTGACGACGAGCCCAACTACTACGACTACCACTACGACTCCTTCAACTACATCTACAGCAACAACAACCCCTAGTACAACATCCACTACAACTACGAATCCTACCACAACATCTCCAACAACCACACCGACTTCCACGACTGTAAGTTCTACAACTCCTAAAACCACGTCTTCCACAACAATAATCCCTACTACTACATCAACTGCAACTACCACCAGCTCCACAACATCTGTGACGACCAGCCCAACATCCTCGTCAACTACGAATACTATTACAACAACTATAACACCAAAACCAACTACTAAACCCACTTCTAAAACTCCAACGACAGCTGTAACTCCTACCATAGCTCCTGCAACAACAATAGGACCAGGATCGGCGACTCCGCCTTTGATAATTACTACAGaaggtaattttttgttttag